Within the Brassica oleracea var. oleracea cultivar TO1000 unplaced genomic scaffold, BOL UnpScaffold03020, whole genome shotgun sequence genome, the region ttttttttttttttttttttttttggagagctTAAAGAGATACACTTTGTGTAGGTGGTAACTAGTATAGAATCCAATCACCATGGGTGAGCACAATAGGAATCCATTTGCGATTGCAAGTGCAAGTGGAAACGCAGGGGGAGGAAGTACAAGTGCGAGCTCAGACTCCAGTTTTAGTAGCAGTGTGGCGGATACAGATGATGACCAAACCATTGCACGTATGTTAGCTGAAGATGAGAGCTTAAGAAGAGAGCAGGGCAAGCTCGGGAGGAGGCTCTCTCATTTGGGTTCTATCCCTGTATGATAAGCTTCTCTTCTTacctattaattatatatattagcaTGAATGTGTGTTTTGGTGAGGTATTCATAGTAACCTTTTGTTTTTGCATTGTGACTTAATGAAATCCTTTGATGTCTTACTCCTACACTTTCGAGTAACCTTTGCTTTCGTATTTGGCAGCACACTCCTCGGGTTAACAGGCAAATACCCGACGTAAATGATGCAACGTTAGACCATGAGCTGCTCTCTGGGAGGTTCTTGCTCTTCTTATCAACCTTCCTTTTTCAGCCTTAGATGAAAAACAAATGTAGTTGCATTCGAATCTCGGTTTTGTAACTTGCCGCATGGATCATGTTTGATGGACTATATCCTTTTTGTGTTAGGTTGGCCACATATGGGCTAGCTGAGTTACAAATGGAGGGGGATGGCAATTGCCAGGTACATTGGAAGGAACATCCATATGGTGATATAGACCttgttttgtttccaaaaaGAAATTGTATTGATTTTTTGTCCTTGTTATGACAGTTCCGAGCTCTAGCGGACCAGCTTTTTCGGAATGCAGATTACCATAAACATGTAAGGAAGCATGTTGTAAAACAGGTACTGTCTGAGAGCCATTCTGTTTCTTGTTCTCAAATTTTATGGTCAGTGCCTTCAGGGACGAATATTTACTTGTATGTATTTGCATTAATT harbors:
- the LOC106321788 gene encoding OTU domain-containing protein DDB_G0284757-like; amino-acid sequence: MGEHNRNPFAIASASGNAGGGSTSASSDSSFSSSVADTDDDQTIARMLAEDESLRREQGKLGRRLSHLGSIPHTPRVNRQIPDVNDATLDHELLSGRLATYGLAELQMEGDGNCQFRALADQLFRNADYHKHVRKHVVKQLKRQRKLYEEYVPMKYRHYRRKMKKPGEWGDHVTLQAAAD